In one window of Zygosaccharomyces rouxii strain CBS732 chromosome E complete sequence DNA:
- the HAP1 gene encoding Hap1p (similar to uniprot|P12351 Saccharomyces cerevisiae YLR256W HAP1), producing the protein MSADVTVFNNGTSAATDPAAANKMKRKRNRIPLSCTICRKRKVKCDKTRPNCEQCSKTGVAHLCHYMEQTWAEEAEKEISKESELKKLKNRVKALEEALVKAQASSYSQTPDSDTPILEDTSPLRGEPTLSGGGKHDNDELDLTRQFDMLHLRNNGIIHLGATHWLAIMKGDPYLKLLWGHIFTMKEKLAEWYGQKKRNPQAQMGKCPVMAPSVRSDCPVDHRSLRKSESSVMPGKCPVDLTSLQKCPIDRSTMPRAPTESSSASKCPIDHSASTSRSSVDHSSVSKCPVKHEETPLGSPVTKPQTSLPSFQNLTSKCPVIHDALPGIQEAISRNEPAERNAPVDQKLDYSQTMARLCELLPPKRIICMFIEKFFKQIYPVIPILDESTFKNHMNYMLSLGVNTETDNVKHIRMNKLADFCNLGILVIILRLTWWSLPVNGCKIDLGSHNPSFFMPHATTASVTQAKEEAMLANYATPAEALTLVRENLIKFDQISSVSNSNVNLTTVQFSIFYKLYLMCWSNDSGGNGKAANSNNGDNQDNESHQVLFSSIAQMAFSCGLHRDPDNFPQLNSVPYAQTDGSNPMSNNNGVNATGSARPHKDAVASTEKFKHTWRKTWYYIVSLDVQQSLSLGTPRLLRNLNDFSDTKLPTASKLDYVSDIKELVIVKNTTLFFQIDLCIIAVLNHVLNVSVARNVKKSQLDFLISSLGDLTNNKRNICEVLNGLINNGMLHSSEGTVDNDMENIYGLPSLEELLSQQTAPSSENDVDKRLELAHESTTKALFFSKHLTIRMLLYLLNYVLFTHYEPLGVEDSDNASIAKSYAQETLNYAMDGYRNCLFFFTNVGHPGSSGSMFNYIEVVLAPQCLDIGHRALQFIVCLILRAKCGPLTGMGESAIIGNNNGSAGNSEEEDDRSNWRKKEGSVDSVDDRDDEISLDTGERLADILLSKMILFHKMTKQLCVKYQYAQRTMKSTGFFIALLREPSQKSKRGDGQSGDKKHPKLNKMTGLFRNLPSLILCGDGEQLKRCPVYQDAIGFVTPRTDPGINRQGMFGLDSARSGVQLPPLKAYKPITYVSSSVRTERGGEEAKRRRLNGGPPLSSTDIPLGSMPAVPPITSPRSVPGAPASLPPIDKIAGDLTPGHQPNAAQFGPMDEIDGRGASTFTTPVSEGSLSNFTPTFEDFLMENANFNGIMLNPSSIVEAVGFHNFDGVNMPLGGEPADFLPLDSIGIDGLAEPNGVQFPNMG; encoded by the coding sequence ATGTCTGCAGATGTCACAGTGTTTAATAATGGTACGTCAGCAGCAACAGACCCAGCAGCTGCTAAtaagatgaagagaaaaCGCAATAGAATACCATTAAGTTGTACCATATGTCGGAAGCGTAAGGTTAAATGTGACAAGACTAGACCAAACTGTGAACAGTGTTCCAAGACAGGTGTAGCTCATCTCTGTCACTACATGGAGCAAACATGGGCAGAAGAAGCTGAGAAGGAAATCTCGAAGGAATCAGAACTCAAAAAACTGAAGAATCGTGTCAAAGCTTTAGAAGAAGCTCTAGTTAAGGCACAAGCGTCATCCTATAGTCAAACGCCTGATAGCGACACTCCTATATTGGAGGATACTTCACCGCTACGAGGTGAACCAACGCTCTCTGGTGGAGGGAAACACGATAATGACGAGCTGGATTTGACAAGACAATTTGATATGTTACATCTAAGGAATAATGGTATTATCCACTTGGGTGCTACTCATTGGTTGGCGATTATGAAAGGTGACCCATATTTGAAGCTACTGTGGGGTCACATTTTTACGATGAAAGAGAAGTTAGCTGAGTGGTATGgtcagaagaagagaaatcCACAGGCACAAATGGGTAAGTGTCCTGTTATGGCACCATCCGTGAGATCTGATTGTCCTGTTGATCACCGATCGTTAAGAAAATCTGAATCTTCTGTAATGCCGGGCAAATGTCCCGTAGATCTTACTAGCTTACAGAAGTGTCCCATAGATCGTTCAACGATGCCTAGGGCACCAACAGAAAGTTCATCTGCATCGAAATGCCCCATAGACCATTCCGCGTCAACTTCAAGGTCTTCGGTGGACCATTCATCCGTGTCAAAATGTCCTGTGAAACACGAAGAAACACCATTAGGTTCCCCAGTTACGAAACCACAGACTTCTTTACCAtcattccaaaatttgaccTCTAAGTGTCCTGTAATTCACGATGCTTTACCGGGTATTCAAGAGGCAATTTCTAGGAATGAGCCAGCTGAAAGGAACGCACCCGTGGATCAAAAATTAGATTATTCTCAGACTATGGCAAGACTCTGCGAGCTCCTTCCACCCAAAAGGATTATTTGCATgtttattgaaaaattcttcaagcAAATTTATCCAGTAATACCCATCCTCGATGAATCAACCTTTAAGAACCATATGAATTACATGCTGTCCCTAGGTGTTAACACAGAGACTGATAACGTGAAGCACATTCGTATGAATAAATTGGCAgatttttgtaatttggGGATCCTGGTGATCATATTAAGGTTAACGTGGTGGTCTTTACCGGTAAATGGCTGTAAGATAGATTTGGGATCACATAATCCTTCATTTTTCATGCCTCACGCTACGACTGCTTCTGTCACCCAGGCTAAGGAAGAGGCGATGTTAGCTAATTATGCAACACCCGCTGAAGCATTAACACTGGTGAGAGAAAATTTAAtcaaatttgatcaaatctCCAGTGTATCAAACAGTAACGTGAATTTGACAACAGttcaattttccattttctaTAAATTGTATCTCATGTGCTGGTCAAATGATAGTGGCGGGAATGGGAAAGCTGCTAACTCTAACAACGGTGATAACCAAGATAACGAAAGCCATCAAGTATTGTTTTCGAGTATTGCACAAATGGCTTTCAGTTGTGGTCTCCATAGAGACCCCGACAACTTCCCACAGTTGAACTCAGTACCCTATGCCCAGACGGATGGTTCAAACCCTATGTCCAATAACAATGGAGTCAATGCGACAGGTTCGGCAAGGCCCCACAAGGATGCGGTAGCAAGTACCGAAAAGTTCAAACACACTTGGAGAAAGACATGGTACTATATTGTATCGCTTGACGTTCAGCAATCTTTATCGTTGGGTACACCAAGGTTGttaagaaatttgaatgatTTCAGTGATACTAAGCTACCTACAGCTTCGAAACTTGACTACGTTAGTGATATCAAAGAACTGGTCATAGTGAAGAATACAACTCtgtttttccaaatcgATCTGTGCATAATAGCAGTTCTTAACCATGTTCTCAATGTTTCCGTGGCCAGAAACGTCAAGAAGTCGCAGCTAGATTTCCTAATCAGTTCTCTAGGTGATTTGACAAATAACAAAAGAAACATTTGCGAAGTTTTAAATGGTTTGATTAACAACGGTATGCTGCATTCTTCAGAAGGTActgttgataatgataTGGAGAACATTTATGGACTTCCAAgtttggaagaattactGTCCCAGCAAACCGCTCCATCCTCGGAAAATGATGTAGATAAGAGGTTAGAACTGGCTCATGAATCTACGACAAAAGCTTTGTTCTTTTCGAAGCATTTAACCATACGCATGCTTCTATATCTGCTCAATTACGTTTTATTCACACATTATGAACCTCTCGGAGTAGAGGATTCAGATAATGCATCTATTGCTAAATCATATGCCCAGGAAACGTTGAATTATGCTATGGATGGTTACAGAAACTGTCtgtttttcttcaccaatgtGGGTCATCCAGGTTCATCGGGCTCGATGTTCAATTACATCGAAGTAGTTTTGGCACCTCAATGTCTTGATATTGGTCACCGTGCTTTGCAGTTTATTGTGTGCTTGATACTTCGTGCCAAATGTGGGCCGCTGACAGGTATGGGAGAAAGTGCCATCATTGGAAACAATAATGGGTCAGCTGGAAacagtgaagaagaagatgacCGGTCCAATTGGAGGAAAAAGGAGGGCTCTGTGGACTCTGTTGATGACAGGGATGACGAGATCAGTTTAGATACTGGTGAGCGTTTGGCTGACAtacttctttcaaagatgattCTCTTCCACAAAATGACTAAGCAGTTATGTGTGAAATATCAATATGCTCAGAGGACAATGAAGTCTACTGGCTTCTTTATAGCATTGTTGAGAGAACCCAGTCAGAAGAGCAAGCGCGGTGATGGTCAATCTGGTGATAAGAAACATCCCAAGTTAAATAAGATGACGGGTCTGTTTAGAAATTTGCcttctttgattttatGCGGGGATGGCgaacaattgaaaagatgcCCTGTTTACCAAGATGCGATTGGATTTGTAACACCCAGAACGGATCCTGGTATCAATCGTCAAGGAATGTTTGGCTTGGACTCAGCACGTTCAGGTGTACAACTGCCACCTTTAAAGGCATATAAGCCCATCACTTACGTTAGCAGCAGTGTCCGCACAGAAcgtggtggtgaagaagcCAAGAGGCGTCGACTAAACGGTGGTCCGCCATTGAGCTCTACAGACATCCCATTGGGCTCGATGCCAGCTGTACCACCAATTACATCACCAAGGTCAGTACCAGGTGCTCCAGCAAGTCTACCACCGATTGACAAGATTGCAGGAGATTTGACCCCAGGTCATCAACCTAATGCTGCGCAATTTGGTCCAATGGATGAAATCGATGGTCGTGGGGCATCTACTTTTACAACACCAGTATCCGAAGGTTCATTGAGTAATTTTACACCCACTTTCGAAGATTTCTTGATGGAAAATGCTAATTTCAACGGGATCATGCTCAATCCATCGAGCATCGTGGAAGCTGTTGGATTTCATAATTTTGACGGGGTTAATATGCCTCTAGGTGGTGAACCTGCTGATTTCCTTCCACTAGACAGTATTGGTATTGACGGATTAGCAGAACCAAACGGAGTTCAGTTTCCCAACATGGGTTGA
- a CDS encoding gamma-glutamyltransferase family protein (weakly similar to uniprot|Q05902 Saccharomyces cerevisiae YLR299W ECM38), which translates to MQLALLTTQNFQLLQRSPMSYNSSRRSTVHSTKGIVASTQPLASAAGAKVLELGGNSVDACVAVAACLCVLEPPSTGIGGDCFMLHYDNNSKKVIGLNGTGRSPANLSRTDIIAENESLGRPDAKRMSMGSVHSVTVPGAVAGWVDAVEKCGSGKVTLSQILQPAIDLCEKGHPISKISSILTLNCWKKLNAVNSPELLECFAPVSQPLAPPKDGELVVNKPLGRILRSVAENGKDAFYDGDVARGIIGEVQHRGGLLTLDDLKNHASTLVEPIHMDFLGGRIWEIPPNSQGLVVLLALGIIKELQKSGTIDLYAMKHNSAEYLHLLIEALKLAFYDVDEYVGDPEFGGDGNLISLWLSEYYLKKRAAMFDSHRVIDGSKTTHGVPDPNVNQSDTVYFTASDPEGNATSFINSVYTGFGSAIIPRTLGGFCLHNRGANFNLLEGSRNCLEGSKRPYHTIIPALITDPETNELIYTLGNMGGFMQPTGHVQHFLNLMLFKLSPQESLDSPRICLSPHPDHTHLDRGRGAGGPVSSPVTLVEVEEDMDPTVVEQLRHLGHAVKVVRAHDRSVFGRGQIIKKTSAGDGFIYSAGTDKRGDGIPIPLI; encoded by the coding sequence ATGCAATTGGCACTCTTAACAACCCAAAACTTTCAATTGCTGCAAAGATCCCCAATGTCATATAACTCGAGCAGAAGGTCAACAGTTCATTCTACCAAGGGGATTGTCGCTAGTACACAACCATTGGCATCAGCTGCTGGTGCCAAGGTTTTGGAGTTAGGGGGTAATTCCGTGGACGCATGTGTTGCAGTCGCTGCTTGCCTCTGTGTGTTGGAACCACCATCAACAGGCATTGGAGGTGACTGCTTTATGCTACATTATGACAATAATTCTAAGAAAGTTATTGGTCTGAATGGAACCGGTAGATCTCCAGCAAATCTGAGTAGAACTGATATCATTGCAGAAAATGAATCTCTTGGTCGTCCCGATGCTAAGAGAATGTCCATGGGTTCTGTTCATTCTGTAACAGTACCTGGTGCTGTTGCTGGATGGGTTGATGCTGTCGAGAAATGTGGCAGTGGGAAGGTCACCTTGTCCCAGATCTTACAACCAGCTATCGATTTGTGTGAAAAGGGCCATCCTATAAGTAAAATATCTTCGATTTTGACCCTAAATTGttggaagaagttgaaTGCGGTCAATAGCCCAGAACTCTTAGAGTGCTTTGCTCCAGTGTCGCAACCCCTTGCACCTCCAAAAGATGGAGAACTGGTCGTTAATAAACCATTGGGGAGAATTTTAAGATCGGTTGCAGAAAATGGTAAGGATGCATTTTATGATGGTGATGTCGCTCGTGGAATAATTGGAGAAGTGCAGCATAGAGGTGGTCTTTTGACacttgatgatttgaaaaatcatgCTTCTACGCTAGTTGAGCCCATTCATATGGATTTCTTGGGCGGCAGAATTTGGGAAATTCCCCCTAATAGTCAAGGGCTAGTGGTTCTGCTTGCACTTGGTATtattaaagaattgcaGAAAAGTGGAACCATTGATTTATATGCTATGAAACACAACTCTGCGGAATATCTTCATCTACTCATTGAAGCTTTGAAATTGGCCTTCTATGATGTGGATGAATATGTAGGGGATCCtgaatttggtggtgatggcAACTTGATATCTTTGTGGTTATCTGAGTattatttaaaaaaaagagcaGCCATGTTCGACTCCCACCGTGTGATAGATGGTTCAAAGACCACTCATGGTGTTCCTGATCCAAACGTTAACCAATCCGATACGGTCTATTTTACCGCTAGTGATCCTGAGGGTAATGCCACctctttcatcaattctgTCTATACGGGATTTGGTAGTGCCATAATTCCTAGAACTCTAGGGGGATTTTGTTTACATAACAGAGGCGCTAATTTTAATCTGTTAGAAGGTAGTAGAAATTGCTTGGAAGGTAGCAAGAGACCATATCATACTATCATTCCAGCACTAATTACAGATCCTGAGACCAACGAATTGATATACACTTTGGGTAATATGGGCGGCTTTATGCAACCTACGGGACATGTACAACATTTCTTAAATTTAATGTTGTTCAAGTTGTCGCCTCAAGAATCGTTAGATTCACCTCGTATTTGTCTATCTCCTCATCCAGACCATACTCACCTAGACAGAGGTCGTGGTGCTGGAGGCCCTGTTTCCAGTCCTGTTACACTGGTGGAAGTAGAAGAAGATATGGATCCAACCGTGGTGGAACAACTACGTCATTTGGGTCATGCTGTGAAGGTTGTAAGAGCTCATGACAGATCGGTTTTTGGTAGAGGAcaaattatcaagaaaACGTCTGCAGGAGACGGGTTCATTTACAGTGCTGGTACTGATAAGAGAGGAGATGGTATTCCTATTCCTCTAATATGA
- the AIM14 gene encoding putative metalloreductase (similar to uniprot|P53109 Saccharomyces cerevisiae YGL160W Hypothetical ORF) — protein sequence MSSELVKRHGHTHYANIPYGYYVLIVSFFYLVFLGVLRIILKPRAAGFNSSKRSRLAQKLYLVNPVVHLPILLVAVLLPFYRHYSISEHATVYIKRLGRLSYALLPLNLLLNLRPNWLLRNNYTYTDLIPLHKWLSRCIIIIAVVHGILFLINWALGESGTLAKKIANPYNLAGVLLFAPLISMIFFSIGPMRRFSYNAFYVIHNLTGISFIFVVAFHARPSVTIPYLLINIAILLWQGFAKFYYAKRTDILSKNTDYQNTNLVNVQLPRMALPDQFEPACHIRISPYSRLHPLYWLYPSHPFTVASLPSDTVVDLIISESHHPKSFKLELGAPYSVINNFDPAVPRSCLEQAKRVAIVCGGSGISFGLPLYRYFKEIHPVEYIQFIWLVKDAYQLKILDKLDTIGLLDGSNDCHAFITRSVDDPNSNQETAPDLEFELESMTQDVVDENGAFVSERDGSPTSKFKFASINLGRRIDWATDLSQFVEPALVDNTWLLTCGPSDLIESGRQYAADNSINFASEIYAL from the coding sequence ATGAGTTCAGAATTAGTGAAAAGACATGGTCATACCCATTATGCCAATATACCATACGGTTATTATGTCCTCATTGTGAGCTTCTTTTATCTCGTATTTTTAGGAGTATTGAGGATAATTTTAAAACCAAGAGCTGCaggtttcaattcttcgaaAAGATCAAGGTTAgctcaaaaattgtatcTAGTAAATCCAGTGGTTCatttgccaattcttttagTGGCCGTCCTTCTACCGTTTTACCGCCATTATTCGATTTCAGAACATGCAACTGTTTACATAAAAAGATTGGGAAGATTGAGTTACGCACTCCTTCCTTTGAATCTGTTACTGAATCTAAGACCAAATTGGCTACTTAGAAATAACTACACCTATACCGATTTGATACCTTTACACAAGTGGCTGTCAAGATGCATAATTATCATAGCCGTAGTTCATGgtattttgtttttaatTAACTGGGCATTGGGAGAATCAGGAACTTTGGCTAAAAAGATAGCGAATCCTTATAATCTTGCCGGTGTACTGCTATTTGCTCCATTGATCTCAATGATATTTTTCTCCATAGGCCCCATGAGACGTTTTAGCTATAATGCATTTTATGTGATTCACAATTTAACAGGAATTTCATTCATATTCGTCGTTGCATTCCATGCAAGGCCATCAGTAACTATTCCCTACCTATTGATAAACATTGCAATACTCCTATGGCAAGGGTTTGCTAAATTCTATTACGCTAAACGTACAGACATTCTATCAAAAAACACAGATTATCAAAATACAAACTTGGTTAACGTACAGCTTCCTCGTATGGCACTTCCCGACCAATTTGAACCCGCTTGTCACATTAGAATAAGCCCTTACTCCAGATTACATCCTCTCTATTGGTTGTACCCATCACATCCATTTACAGTGGCATCTTTACCATCTGACACTGTAGTTGATTTAATAATTTCCGAGAGTCACCACCCCAAATCCttcaaattggaattagGTGCACCATATTCTGTAATTAACAACTTTGATCCCGCGGTACCTAGAAGTTGTCTGGAACAGGCCAAAAGAGTAGCTATTGTATGCGGTGGTAGTGGTATCTCGTTTGGATTACCCTTATACagatatttcaaagaaattcatCCAGTTGAAtatattcaattcatttgGCTGGTTAAAGATGCATACCAGCTCAAGATTCTGGACAAGTTAGACACCATTGGTTTGTTAGATGGTTCCAACGATTGTCATGCCTTTATCACTCGTAGCGTAGATGATCCTAATTCTAACCAAGAAACCGCACCtgatttagaatttgaattagaATCCATGACTCAAGATGTTGTCGATGAAAACGGGGCATTCGTTAGTGAAAGAGATGGTTCACCAACATCCAAATTTAAGTTTGCATCCATAAACCTGGGGAGACGTATCGATTGGGCCACTGACTTATCACAATTTGTTGAGCCTGCCTTAGTCGATAACACCTGGCTACTCACATGCGGTCCATCAGATTTGATAGAGAGTGGACGTCAGTATGCCGCGGACAACAGTATTAACTTCGCATCTGAAATTTACGCCTTGTAA
- a CDS encoding uncharacterized protein (weakly similar to uniprot|Q06146 Saccharomyces cerevisiae YLR257W Hypothetical ORF) — MRQDNPMVAPSLVGDSVRNVDDAHSSESRDEPIDHATSSSMVLNKIQPQSGSVDGSYTTVDELNREGALLTDEMDMDQVVNATDKVHEDPDEHRKWLKSLKKKQLEQSRDHSNNNNNKSNGSLTASPVHSSESKSLLGSVDLGDDQITFSPQSKSRSAIRNSYGEFIRDESHRPHLAKGESYQSAGGTGETLPIDEKEERLGRRTARSLDTGSREYLRSLSRSLSRDPAAHRRNQQVSTAEAGESLENARLYSTNNYSISQADLEHAPHIIQTLKEEPEESEESHNHHKHVQTPKRSNASPSSKDTISEEHATHEARHL; from the coding sequence ATGAGACAAGATAATCCTATGGTTGCACCCTCCTTAGTTGGTGATTCTGTAAgaaatgttgatgatgcCCATTCTAGCGAATCAAGAGACGAACCAATTGACCATGcaacttcatcatcaatggTTCTGAACAAAATTCAACCCCAAAGTGGCTCAGTTGATGGCTCCTATACAACTGTCGATGAATTGAACCGTGAAGGTGCTCTTTTAACGGATGAAATGGATATGGATCAAGTCGTCAATGCAACTGATAAAGTTCATGAAGATCCTGATGAGCATAGAAAGTGgctcaaatctttaaagaagaaacaattggaacaatCCAGAGATCATAgcaacaataataacaacaaaaGCAATGGATCTTTAACTGCTTCACCTGTACATTCCTCGGAGTCAAAATCGTTGTTAGGTTCTGTGGATTTGGGTGACGATCAAATTACCTTTTCACCTCAATCTAAATCAAGGAGTGCTATTAGAAACTCCTATGGTGAATTTATTAGGGATGAATCCCATAGACCTCATTTGGCAAAAGGTGAATCGTATCAATCTGCTGGTGGTACAGGAGAaacattaccaattgatgaaaaggagGAAAGATTAGGTAGACGTACTGCAAGATCATTGGATACCGGTTCTAGAGAATATTTGAGATCACTTTCCAGATCGCTCAGCAGAGATCCCGCTGCACATAGGAGAAACCAACAGGTTTCTACCGCCGAAGCAGGAGaaagtttggaaaatgCAAGGCTATATAGTACCAACAATTATTCTATCTCTCAAGCTGATCTTGAGCATGCTCCTCATATTATTCAAACCttgaaagaagaaccaGAAGAGTCAGAAGAATCTCACAATCATCATAAACATGTTCAAACGCCTAAGAGATCTAACgcatcaccatcttcaaaggatACAATCTCGGAGGAACACGCGACGCACGAAGCGAGGCATCTTTGA